The Cannabis sativa cultivar Pink pepper isolate KNU-18-1 chromosome 8, ASM2916894v1, whole genome shotgun sequence genomic interval AATCTATGGTAATGTTAGTATTTTTTCAAACTGATTTTGCGTGTCGACATGAGAAAAGAGAATGCCCAATTGTACACAAAGAGCAAGCTGGTGAATCTGAAGATGAAGAATGATGTTGTTCAAACTTGTTGCCAAATAAAAATCCGATTTCACTGTATATATGCCTGTAAATGTGTGGTGCCAAATTAATTTATCACCATATGAGAAGAAACTTAATGGGAAGAAAAacaatgaataataattcagtattatattttataattatgatAACTTTTAATtgtcatatatattaataaataaataactaaaaagtaTCGTATAAAATTTGAAACTGAGAGATGAAAGACACTTGTGTAAAAGGAAAAACAATAagtcataaaaatatatttatatatattatatatataaaataaaaaatatgatatataatttgaGGGAGATCAAAGATGGTCAACAGTTTACTACAAAGTTCTTACAAACAGAATCATTCCACTTCAAGATAGGTTCTTTTATGTTAAGCTCTCGAGAATGAGTTGAAATTTCTTCACCATGAAGATGAAATGAAACCAAAGACCACAAATTATAGGTAAATAAACCTGTTAGTTTATgcaattaaataaagaaattacACCAACCAAGTTTACATATCTTCAATAACTCACTTTCATATGGTTTACGAATCCCTACATTGTTTAACATCGCTTCTATACTTTGTAAATCCAGTTACAAATTTATTTTCACGGTTGATCAAAAGAATTCCCCCCTTGCTCGTGATGGTTGTTGATTGGTTGGCTAACAACTGGAATATCCAAGCTGCTTGTTTCATTCTCGGGACCGATTTCTCTTACGTCAGCTATCCTTGATTCTGTTGCCTGAATATCACTCCATTCACTTTCACCAACTGGCCGGAGGTCAACCTGATTTCCCGCCATATGGACTACGCTCTCCCCCGATACAGGAATTGCTTTCGAGTCACTGAGGCATGCTTTATCCACATTTTCCTCGGACAAATCTACATGTTTTGTCAGGGGAAAGGTGTTGCCAATATCTGAGCAAGACTCAGTTTTCTCTTCAAAAACTTGCTTGGTGTCGATGTGCTGTCTGCTCAGGAAAAGAATGATAAAATGGTTAATTTGCAAGGACTAATAAAGAAATCAAATGAGTTGGACTTAATCGTTGTTCATGATAGTCCTTGATAATAACATTGGTTTATCAAGTAGATTATGAAATGAGGATGAAATAAGTATAGATGTAAAACCCATAAAGGTATTGCCCAATGACATAactacaacaacaaaatcatATATAGAGAAATGGATCCTTAAATAATCACTGATGATGGTGTAAATAATTGTTTAATAGGGATAAGAGGCAAACCTTTGAAGTTGTGCTTGTAACTTATTTACATATGCAAGAAGGTCTTCCTTTTCCTTTAATGCAGCACTCTCCTTATTTGCTGCCTCTTTTAATCTAGCTTCAGCATTTGCCTCTGCAACCCTTACTTTCTCCTCAGCTCTCACAGCAGCTCCTTCCAAAATTACTGCGCGATCTCTAGCTTTGGCAAGCTCAGAACGCCACATATGTGCCTCTTGATTTGCAGAGTCTCTTTGCTTAATCAAGTCATCTCTTTCTTTACTCAAGGACGAAACTTTGTCTTCAGACTCTCTTAGCTACAGAAACGCAGTAAAACCGGAACAAATATATCAGCAGAATTAATCAACACCATAGCCACCAATTTTcttatcttttatcttattccACTGGAAGTGTGGAAAATAGAGGGAGAAATTTTTAGCGGAGATAGGAGCAACATAACTACACTAACCACACGTCCTTCAACTCTTCTATCTTGTTCACATTATTTGTACATGCAATAATAAGACAACAGAAATAAGCACACCACTAAGAATATTGGGATTCATTGCTACCTTTAATCTGGCTAACTCTAGTTGCTTCTCTAATTCTTTTATTATGCGATCAAATTCTACACAAGCAATTCGCCTTTGCTCATCCATTGTATGAGCTGCGGAT includes:
- the LOC115699441 gene encoding uncharacterized protein LOC115699441, whose protein sequence is MATNGASPRPGDAESSLEKIKRQLASGSGRNLLQGPLLKRSDTLRKWNERWVILDPTTGKMEYKIRRNEPTVKGTIIFDENSTITVSPVNFHGLPKYDGCCIYIGTPQKTDYFLCAETPGAARAWVSTLQATQLVLKAHKEAVNSLSGNGSAKLGTVATVVAAANSTAAECSKEIEAAMQISLRNALGMMTNKIGDGPMDDFSIMKETLRVKDEELQNLARELRSRDSTIKEIADRLSETAEAAEAAASAAHTMDEQRRIACVEFDRIIKELEKQLELARLKLRESEDKVSSLSKERDDLIKQRDSANQEAHMWRSELAKARDRAVILEGAAVRAEEKVRVAEANAEARLKEAANKESAALKEKEDLLAYVNKLQAQLQRQHIDTKQVFEEKTESCSDIGNTFPLTKHVDLSEENVDKACLSDSKAIPVSGESVVHMAGNQVDLRPVGESEWSDIQATESRIADVREIGPENETSSLDIPVVSQPINNHHEQGGNSFDQP